The following proteins are co-located in the Takifugu flavidus isolate HTHZ2018 chromosome 16, ASM371156v2, whole genome shotgun sequence genome:
- the LOC130540324 gene encoding protein LBH-like codes for MTEVLNSLEPGAEDFGGGGAADEGAIFPDTHERFPKLTKRLPSIVVEPTDGTEVESGELRWPPDEPGSPDGQMGRQTAEAGAAGEEQLDVGEDKDASGAEMQDN; via the exons ATGACTGAGGTACTCAACTCTCTGGAGCCAGGTGCAGAGGACTTTGGCGGCggtggagcagcagatgaaggTGCG ATCTTCCCAGATACCCATGAAAGGTTCCCAAAGCTAACCAAGAGGCTCCCGTCCATCGTGGTCGAACCAACGGACGGGACCGAGGTGGAGAGCGGCGAGCTACGCTGGCCACCAGACGAGCCGGGTTCTCCGGACGGCCAGATGGGAAGACAGACAGCCGAGGCCGGAGCTGCGG gggaggagcagctggacgtCGGAGAGGACAAAGACGCCTCAGGCGCAGAGATGCAGGACAACTGA